From a single Fusobacterium ulcerans ATCC 49185 genomic region:
- a CDS encoding esterase/lipase family protein has protein sequence MIQHLIKKLFMIFYIPAAANIPLLIYFYYKNDGNILLSVLISLIVFILWMYINIFPYKKEEYTRKRLRIMIGGRILCFYSFYGFLTQICIIIFLYPLLREKIANSEILWLNGIYALGINFFLFLNGIIRIFFTSKWLSFRKRVLLILTIWIPIINILVLCYILRIIKWEYEFECYKVSLRETRAESDMCKTKYPIILVHGVGFRDFRHFNYWGRIPRELIKYGASIYYGNQEAFGTIEYNGEDIKKKILEVIERTGCEKVNIIAHSKGGLDSRYAISILGMDKYTASLTTISTPHRGCLFVDKMCRLPEKLHRRVAKFYDSMFKKLGDKNPDFYGAIHQFTTYNSKEFNEKVIDSPEVYYQSYISVMKDCLSDVLLTIPYCFIKKVDEENDGLVSISSAKWGNFKGVIRNRYHRGISHGDIIDLKRQDYKGFDVIEFYVQLVSELKEMGF, from the coding sequence ATGATACAACATTTGATAAAAAAATTATTTATGATTTTTTACATACCTGCTGCTGCTAATATTCCTTTGCTCATATATTTTTATTATAAGAATGACGGAAATATTTTGCTGTCAGTCTTAATTAGTTTAATAGTATTTATTCTATGGATGTATATTAATATTTTTCCATATAAAAAAGAAGAATATACAAGAAAACGATTGAGAATAATGATAGGTGGGAGAATTTTATGTTTTTATTCTTTTTATGGTTTTTTAACTCAAATATGTATAATTATATTTCTATATCCTTTGTTGAGAGAAAAAATAGCTAATAGTGAAATATTATGGCTCAATGGAATATATGCTCTAGGAATAAATTTTTTTCTTTTTCTTAATGGAATTATTCGAATATTTTTTACTTCAAAATGGTTAAGTTTTAGAAAGAGAGTTCTACTGATACTTACTATTTGGATACCAATAATAAATATTTTAGTTCTTTGCTATATTTTGAGAATTATAAAATGGGAGTATGAATTTGAATGTTATAAAGTTTCTTTGAGGGAAACAAGAGCAGAATCAGATATGTGCAAGACTAAATATCCTATAATACTTGTACATGGAGTAGGATTCAGAGATTTTAGGCACTTTAATTATTGGGGTCGTATTCCAAGAGAATTGATAAAGTATGGAGCATCTATTTATTACGGAAATCAAGAAGCTTTTGGGACTATTGAATACAATGGAGAGGATATTAAGAAAAAAATATTAGAAGTAATAGAGAGAACAGGGTGCGAAAAAGTAAATATAATAGCACATTCTAAAGGTGGATTGGATTCAAGATATGCTATAAGTATATTGGGGATGGATAAGTATACAGCTTCCCTTACAACTATAAGTACTCCACATAGAGGGTGTCTTTTTGTCGATAAAATGTGCAGACTGCCTGAAAAATTGCATAGAAGAGTTGCTAAGTTCTATGATAGTATGTTTAAAAAGTTGGGAGATAAAAATCCAGATTTTTATGGAGCAATTCATCAATTCACTACTTATAACAGTAAGGAGTTTAATGAAAAAGTAATAGATTCTCCAGAAGTTTATTATCAAAGTTATATATCTGTAATGAAAGATTGTTTAAGTGATGTTTTGCTTACTATACCATATTGTTTTATCAAGAAAGTAGATGAAGAAAATGATGGTTTGGTAAGTATTTCTTCTGCCAAGTGGGGAAATTTTAAAGGGGTTATAAGAAATAGATATCATAGAGGAATATCTCATGGAGATATTATAGATTTGAAAAGACAGGATTATAAAGGATTTGATGTAATAGAATTTTATGTACAGCTTGTTTCTGAATTAAAGGAAATGGGATTTTAA
- a CDS encoding ABC transporter ATP-binding protein, whose product MPYLAIKKVKKQFNKVEVLKGIDLEIEKGEFICFLGPSGCGKTTLLRIIAGLEKLDSGSILVNGKEITTLEPSQRNLSMVFQSYALFPNMTVFENIEYGLKNKVKDKHERKNKIMEVLKMVGLDHITSKYPDEMSGGQQQRVSLARALALEPNILLLDEPLSALDAKVRESLRKEIREIQQKLKITTIMVTHDQEEALTMGDKIAIINGGEIVQFGTPEEIYSKPKDIFVADFIGKINFITDKNNDIYTIRPEDVEYFTDEKEETYKGIIKNIEFRGAFYRITLELFGDNIYIDILSKEKEKLNLKINDSLYIKLNEKNSI is encoded by the coding sequence ATGCCTTATTTAGCTATAAAAAAAGTAAAAAAACAATTTAATAAAGTAGAAGTTCTAAAAGGTATTGATCTAGAAATAGAAAAAGGAGAATTTATATGTTTTCTAGGACCAAGTGGTTGCGGTAAAACAACTTTACTTCGTATAATAGCTGGACTTGAAAAACTTGATTCTGGAAGTATCTTGGTTAATGGAAAAGAAATAACTACTTTGGAACCTTCACAAAGAAATTTAAGTATGGTATTTCAGTCATATGCTCTCTTTCCCAATATGACAGTATTTGAAAATATAGAATATGGATTAAAAAATAAAGTAAAAGATAAACATGAAAGAAAAAACAAAATTATGGAAGTTCTTAAAATGGTAGGACTTGACCACATAACTTCTAAATACCCTGATGAAATGAGCGGAGGTCAACAGCAAAGAGTATCCCTTGCCAGAGCTTTAGCTCTTGAACCTAATATTTTACTACTTGATGAACCTCTTTCAGCTCTAGATGCAAAAGTAAGAGAATCTTTAAGAAAAGAAATAAGAGAAATTCAGCAGAAATTAAAAATAACCACAATTATGGTAACTCATGATCAAGAGGAAGCTCTTACAATGGGAGATAAAATTGCTATTATCAATGGTGGAGAAATTGTTCAGTTTGGAACTCCAGAAGAAATTTACAGCAAACCTAAAGATATATTTGTAGCAGATTTTATAGGAAAAATAAATTTTATCACTGATAAAAACAATGATATCTACACTATAAGACCTGAAGATGTAGAATACTTTACAGATGAAAAAGAAGAAACATATAAGGGTATTATAAAAAATATTGAGTTTAGAGGTGCTTTTTATAGAATTACACTAGAACTATTTGGAGATAATATCTATATTGATATACTATCTAAAGAAAAAGAAAAGCTGAATCTCAAAATTAATGATTCTCTATATATCAAATTAAATGAAAAAAATAGTATTTAG
- a CDS encoding esterase family protein translates to MHTAYYKEYSHILEREMEFTVYGHSGKPCIVFPAQDGRFYDFFNFGMVDASSKFIEEGKLQLFCVDGIDWESWSQIGGDYHWRIMQHEKWFNYITEEAVPRFREIHGDTSGEYYRGKFLTTGCSMGAYHALNFFLRRPDIFDGVIAMSGLYHAGYFFPNYNHEVIYNNSPVDYMKNMPWNHYYLNMYRNSKIILCCGQGRWEKECIEDTNSLKESFKRLQVPVWTDFWGYDVDHDWPWWRIQFPYFLDIVL, encoded by the coding sequence ATGCATACTGCTTATTATAAAGAATATAGCCATATACTGGAAAGAGAAATGGAATTTACAGTATATGGACATAGTGGAAAACCTTGTATAGTTTTTCCTGCGCAAGATGGAAGATTTTATGATTTTTTTAATTTTGGAATGGTAGATGCTTCTTCAAAATTTATTGAAGAGGGAAAATTACAACTTTTTTGTGTAGATGGAATTGACTGGGAAAGCTGGTCTCAAATAGGTGGAGATTATCATTGGAGAATAATGCAGCATGAAAAATGGTTCAATTATATAACTGAAGAGGCTGTTCCAAGATTTAGAGAAATTCATGGAGATACTTCTGGAGAATATTACAGAGGAAAATTTTTAACAACAGGATGCAGTATGGGAGCTTATCATGCATTGAACTTTTTCCTTCGTCGTCCAGATATTTTTGATGGTGTGATTGCCATGAGCGGACTTTATCATGCAGGATACTTTTTTCCAAATTACAACCATGAGGTAATTTATAATAACTCTCCAGTTGATTATATGAAAAATATGCCATGGAATCATTATTATTTAAATATGTATAGAAACTCAAAAATAATTCTTTGCTGTGGACAAGGAAGATGGGAAAAAGAATGTATAGAGGATACCAATAGTTTAAAAGAAAGTTTTAAACGTCTACAAGTACCAGTATGGACAGATTTTTGGGGATATGATGTAGATCATGACTGGCCTTGGTGGAGAATACAGTTTCCATATTTTTTAGATATAGTACTATAG
- a CDS encoding ATP-grasp domain-containing protein, which yields MNFIFISPNFPKNYWNFCRGLKNNGVNTLAIGEEEYYSLTDELRGSLNEYYKVSSLENYDEVYRACAYFAYKYGRIDWLESNNEYWLLRDAQLRTDFNINTGLKNDKIAGIKYKSVMKKFYEKAGVPSARYHIVTNYEEGKAFIEKVGYPVVVKPNNGVGAAATYKLINDIELGYFYRDLPPVEYIMEEYVNGELLSYDGIAGRDKEIIFETAHAYPIPIMDIVNEQADVMYYSYKDIPEDLKEAGRKVVQAFDTNSRFFHCEFFRLSEDKKGLGKKGDIIGLEVNMRPPGGYTPDMMNFANDIDVYQIWANMVAYNQGYFDTESRPYNCVYAARRDVHRYVYSKEETLAKYKDNIVMKERMPEIFSVAMGNDMLTARFCDLQECFEFIDFYLKKY from the coding sequence ATGAATTTTATTTTTATTTCACCAAACTTTCCAAAAAATTATTGGAATTTTTGCAGAGGATTGAAAAATAATGGAGTAAATACTCTAGCAATAGGAGAAGAGGAATATTATAGTTTAACAGATGAATTGAGAGGTTCTTTAAATGAGTACTATAAAGTATCTTCACTGGAAAATTATGATGAAGTATATCGTGCATGCGCATATTTTGCATATAAATATGGGCGTATAGACTGGTTAGAGTCTAATAATGAATACTGGCTTTTAAGAGATGCACAGCTTCGTACAGATTTTAATATTAATACAGGACTTAAAAATGATAAGATAGCTGGAATAAAATATAAGAGTGTAATGAAGAAATTTTATGAGAAAGCAGGAGTACCAAGTGCACGTTATCATATTGTAACTAATTATGAGGAAGGAAAAGCATTTATAGAGAAAGTGGGATATCCAGTAGTTGTAAAACCTAATAATGGTGTAGGAGCAGCAGCTACATATAAATTGATAAATGATATAGAATTGGGATATTTCTATAGGGATCTTCCTCCAGTTGAATATATTATGGAAGAATATGTAAATGGAGAGCTTCTGTCATATGATGGAATAGCTGGAAGAGATAAAGAGATAATATTTGAAACTGCCCATGCATATCCTATTCCAATAATGGATATAGTAAATGAACAGGCAGATGTAATGTATTATTCCTATAAAGATATTCCAGAAGATTTAAAGGAAGCAGGAAGAAAAGTAGTACAAGCTTTTGATACTAATAGTCGTTTCTTTCATTGTGAATTTTTCAGACTTTCAGAAGATAAAAAAGGGCTTGGGAAAAAAGGAGATATAATAGGGCTTGAAGTAAATATGCGTCCACCAGGTGGATATACTCCTGATATGATGAATTTTGCAAATGATATAGATGTTTATCAAATATGGGCAAATATGGTAGCATATAATCAAGGATATTTTGATACAGAATCTAGACCATATAATTGTGTATATGCAGCTAGAAGAGATGTTCACAGATATGTTTACAGTAAAGAGGAAACATTGGCTAAATATAAAGATAATATAGTAATGAAAGAAAGAATGCCAGAGATATTTTCAGTAGCTATGGGAAATGATATGCTTACTGCAAGATTCTGTGATTTGCAGGAATGTTTTGAATTTATTGATTTTTATTTGAAAAAATATTAA
- a CDS encoding NTP transferase domain-containing protein: protein MVIQIKEKIISLIHENNIISQRKISEYLNISLGSVNKYINSLLHEGYLIKENISYRKTKYIITYLGNELLNSNNNSIKTAVILAAGETLDFDKPVGFLEIFDSTLIERTIKLLSKYNIDEIIIAAGYKAEYYKKLAKKYPNIKIVENKKYKTTGNMYSLYLLRKYLQEDFILLEGDLIFEENIISLLLNSKDKNVTMIDTSISDKEDSLYVTTKKGELLNISKGKYSLEKISGELIGISKLKYSSYLKMLDKFTQIENKLFFYEYSFLDKNIFSDLKCIYSKENIWGEIDNQKQYEYVKNNIVKSLYKKEKDL, encoded by the coding sequence GTGGTGATCCAGATAAAAGAAAAAATTATATCTCTTATACATGAAAATAATATAATCAGTCAACGAAAAATATCTGAATATTTAAATATTTCTCTTGGTTCTGTCAATAAATATATTAATTCTCTTTTACATGAAGGCTATCTTATAAAAGAAAATATTTCATATAGAAAAACTAAATATATTATCACATATCTTGGAAATGAGCTTTTAAATTCCAATAATAATTCAATAAAAACTGCAGTTATTTTAGCTGCTGGAGAAACTTTAGATTTTGATAAACCTGTAGGATTTCTTGAAATATTTGATTCCACGCTTATTGAAAGAACTATAAAATTGCTGTCCAAATATAATATAGATGAAATAATAATTGCAGCTGGTTATAAAGCAGAATACTATAAAAAATTAGCTAAAAAATATCCAAATATTAAAATAGTAGAAAACAAAAAATATAAGACTACTGGAAATATGTATTCTCTATATCTTTTAAGAAAATATCTGCAGGAAGATTTTATTCTTTTGGAAGGAGACCTCATTTTTGAAGAAAATATAATCTCACTTCTGCTGAATTCTAAAGATAAGAATGTTACTATGATAGATACATCTATATCAGATAAAGAAGATTCTCTCTATGTTACTACTAAAAAAGGTGAACTCTTAAATATTTCCAAAGGTAAATACAGCCTTGAGAAGATTTCAGGTGAACTTATAGGAATCAGCAAATTAAAGTATAGTTCATATTTAAAAATGTTGGATAAGTTCACACAAATAGAAAACAAATTATTTTTTTATGAATATAGTTTTTTAGATAAAAATATTTTTTCTGATTTAAAATGTATATACTCTAAAGAAAATATTTGGGGAGAGATAGATAATCAAAAACAATATGAATACGTTAAAAATAATATAGTTAAAAGTTTATACAAAAAGGAGAAAGATTTATGA
- a CDS encoding alpha/beta hydrolase-fold protein: protein MVLKHEIFIEPFGLKRFLHIYIPDNIKEGERFPVMYMFDGHNLFFDSEATYGKSWGIKDFLDNSNIRMIVVGLECNHEGNKRLWEFSPYSFKDKYFGTVKGYGKILIDWMADSLKPMIDANFPTLPEREFTGLGGSSMGGLMSVYGTAVRSDIFSMGACLSPFYDHIFKKLVEELSAAEVNPATKFYISWGRYEVHSKKQLAVESEKNLIISRILTFKGVQVFPHLMVEGGHNEASWETENPIWMTELGLIK, encoded by the coding sequence ATGGTTTTAAAACATGAAATTTTTATTGAACCTTTTGGTTTGAAGAGATTTTTACATATATATATTCCAGATAATATCAAAGAAGGGGAAAGATTTCCTGTAATGTATATGTTTGATGGACACAATCTATTTTTTGACTCAGAAGCAACTTATGGAAAATCTTGGGGAATAAAAGATTTCTTGGATAATTCCAATATAAGAATGATAGTTGTAGGATTAGAATGCAACCATGAAGGAAATAAGAGACTTTGGGAATTTTCTCCTTATTCTTTTAAAGATAAATATTTTGGAACTGTCAAAGGATATGGTAAAATATTAATAGATTGGATGGCTGATTCTCTAAAACCAATGATAGATGCTAATTTTCCAACACTGCCTGAAAGAGAATTTACTGGTCTTGGAGGAAGCTCTATGGGAGGTCTTATGTCAGTCTATGGAACTGCTGTGAGATCAGATATATTTTCTATGGGAGCTTGTCTTTCCCCTTTTTATGATCATATATTTAAAAAATTAGTAGAAGAACTTTCAGCAGCAGAAGTAAATCCAGCTACAAAATTTTATATCAGTTGGGGAAGATATGAAGTACATTCTAAAAAACAGTTAGCTGTAGAATCTGAAAAAAATCTTATTATAAGCAGAATATTGACTTTTAAAGGAGTTCAGGTATTTCCTCATCTAATGGTAGAAGGTGGACATAATGAAGCTTCATGGGAAACAGAAAATCCTATATGGATGACTGAACTGGGGCTCATAAAATAA
- a CDS encoding extracellular solute-binding protein has product MKKLFKISILFILSAFLFGCGSKENKTVLNVYTGLEEEYLNHYIEMYKTDFPNVELNIIRDSQGAIAAKVIAEGNNPVADVLWGMASINLIDLAKQGRLAELKSEWLTNIDPAYIDSISEKPQWTGMTAWTSAITANKYELAAKNLPIPTSYIDLLDEKYSKEIVMPNPASSGTGYLTILGWISIWGEEKAWEYMDQLHKNISQYTHSGSAPVKMAMQGEQLIGVGMDSESIRLGKTNESIVTILPAEGYGWDMEGIALVKKDTIKPEAVDFINWTLSKKMMEEYSKNIGLVSYKGVNTKLEGYPADFKEKLAKIDFKWASDNRERLLKEWETRYGKGE; this is encoded by the coding sequence ATGAAAAAACTATTTAAAATTTCTATACTTTTTATTCTTTCAGCATTTCTTTTTGGATGTGGAAGTAAAGAAAACAAAACTGTTTTAAATGTTTATACTGGTCTTGAAGAGGAATATCTGAACCATTATATTGAAATGTATAAAACAGATTTTCCAAATGTAGAACTAAATATAATAAGAGATTCTCAAGGAGCTATTGCTGCTAAAGTAATTGCTGAAGGAAATAACCCTGTAGCTGATGTCTTATGGGGAATGGCAAGTATAAACCTCATTGATCTTGCTAAACAAGGGAGATTAGCTGAATTAAAAAGTGAATGGCTTACAAATATTGATCCTGCCTACATTGATTCTATCAGTGAAAAACCGCAATGGACAGGGATGACTGCTTGGACTTCTGCTATTACAGCTAATAAGTATGAACTTGCAGCTAAAAATTTACCTATTCCTACATCATATATAGATCTTCTTGATGAAAAATATTCTAAAGAAATAGTTATGCCTAATCCAGCTTCTTCTGGAACTGGTTATCTTACTATATTAGGTTGGATAAGTATCTGGGGTGAAGAAAAAGCATGGGAATATATGGATCAGCTTCACAAAAATATATCTCAATACACTCATTCTGGTAGTGCTCCAGTTAAAATGGCTATGCAAGGAGAACAACTAATTGGAGTTGGAATGGACAGTGAAAGTATAAGACTTGGAAAAACTAATGAATCTATAGTCACTATTCTTCCTGCTGAAGGATATGGATGGGATATGGAAGGTATTGCTCTTGTAAAAAAAGATACAATTAAACCAGAAGCTGTTGATTTTATTAATTGGACTCTTTCTAAAAAAATGATGGAAGAATATTCTAAAAATATTGGACTAGTTTCATATAAAGGTGTAAATACTAAGCTTGAAGGTTACCCAGCAGATTTCAAAGAAAAATTAGCTAAAATAGATTTCAAATGGGCTTCAGATAATAGAGAGAGATTACTTAAAGAATGGGAAACTAGATATGGTAAAGGAGAATAA
- a CDS encoding putative 2-aminoethylphosphonate ABC transporter permease subunit — MKKDKFIKIVLSSVLVLFLVISIIFPIFNLFIKAFQGKSGNYIGLKNFVEYFSSPVTASSLTNSLAVSITVTIFTIILAFLFSYGINRSNMRGKSLLKGIALLPLFSPTMTHGIALIYLFGRQGIITKALNLSISIYGFWGIVFAETIFIFPVLFFMLVLAFDSEDYRKYEMAEIMGISKLKQFFTITIPNIKYTLITCFFSGFTLSFTDFGAPKVVGGNYNVLATDIFKQVIGQQNFSMGSAVGILLIIPAFLAFIFDIIIKSKSSKIDSKSTKYIIKENKTRDIFFKLFNYILSLIIISFFGIVILASLVKTWPYDMTLSFKSYNFTIMGESIWKIFGNSILVSVFSAILGTILCFLTAYVVEREKNYIVIRKIGYFLSILPNALPGLTIGLAYIFFFNSKNNILNFLYGSFGIIILANIVHFFATPFLTITARLKTLDSEYETISNIMGVSWYRTIFKVIIPLSIDSIIESFSYYFINSMITISAVIFLYTTKTRLISVMMISKNDAGDIGAAAAISVMIILVNIFFKVVFDLSTKYIRNRSYNKKRKNSIKKEKQGENLLLTGKEVLEKLNKISQKTGVKYWLEFGTLLGKIRENNFIGHDINFDIGIMKEELIPKFIIDIESVGFKRISSLSLKNEGLKNIKYEYKGIEIEIFLFDRENDKVVCYLEDKNGIISAYKLSNSTLKEIKFMGIDTYIPRNSLKRLLEIYGKNFNISDPDWKEEMSPSRYISEKIKDI; from the coding sequence ATGAAAAAAGATAAATTTATAAAAATAGTCTTGTCTTCAGTTTTAGTTCTTTTTCTTGTTATTTCCATAATTTTTCCTATATTCAATCTTTTTATAAAAGCTTTTCAAGGAAAGAGTGGCAATTATATTGGTTTAAAAAACTTTGTTGAATATTTTAGCAGCCCAGTTACAGCGAGTTCTCTTACTAATAGTTTGGCAGTTTCTATAACTGTAACTATCTTTACAATAATTCTTGCTTTTCTTTTTTCATATGGAATAAATAGAAGTAATATGAGAGGAAAATCTCTTTTAAAAGGAATTGCTCTTTTGCCTTTATTTTCTCCAACTATGACACATGGTATTGCACTTATATATCTTTTTGGAAGGCAAGGGATTATAACAAAAGCTCTTAATCTTTCAATTTCTATATACGGATTCTGGGGAATAGTTTTTGCAGAAACTATTTTTATATTTCCAGTACTTTTTTTTATGCTCGTACTAGCTTTTGATTCAGAAGATTATAGAAAATATGAAATGGCAGAAATAATGGGAATAAGCAAATTAAAACAATTTTTTACAATAACTATTCCCAATATTAAATACACTCTAATAACTTGCTTTTTCTCTGGTTTTACTTTGAGCTTTACAGACTTTGGAGCTCCAAAAGTAGTTGGTGGAAATTATAATGTTCTTGCTACTGATATATTTAAACAGGTAATAGGACAACAAAATTTCTCTATGGGATCAGCTGTTGGAATACTCCTTATAATTCCTGCTTTTCTTGCATTTATATTTGATATTATCATCAAAAGCAAAAGCTCAAAAATAGATTCAAAGTCTACTAAATATATTATAAAAGAAAATAAAACAAGAGATATCTTTTTTAAACTTTTTAACTATATTCTAAGTTTAATTATAATATCTTTCTTTGGAATAGTTATCTTAGCCTCTCTTGTAAAAACATGGCCTTATGATATGACTTTATCTTTTAAATCATATAATTTTACAATAATGGGTGAAAGCATCTGGAAAATATTTGGCAACAGTATTCTTGTTTCAGTTTTCTCTGCAATACTTGGAACTATTTTATGCTTCCTTACAGCATATGTAGTTGAGAGAGAAAAAAATTATATTGTTATCAGAAAAATAGGATATTTTCTTTCTATCCTCCCTAATGCTCTTCCTGGACTAACAATAGGGCTTGCATATATTTTCTTCTTTAACTCTAAGAATAATATTCTGAATTTTCTATATGGAAGCTTTGGAATAATTATATTAGCAAATATAGTTCATTTTTTTGCAACACCTTTTTTGACTATAACTGCAAGATTGAAGACTTTAGACAGTGAGTATGAAACTATATCTAACATAATGGGAGTATCATGGTATAGAACTATTTTTAAAGTTATAATTCCTTTATCTATAGATTCCATCATTGAAAGTTTTTCATATTATTTTATAAATTCTATGATAACTATTTCAGCAGTTATTTTTCTTTATACAACCAAAACAAGGCTTATTTCTGTAATGATGATAAGTAAAAATGATGCTGGAGATATAGGAGCTGCTGCTGCAATATCTGTAATGATTATTCTTGTAAATATATTTTTCAAAGTAGTTTTTGATCTTTCAACAAAATATATAAGAAATAGAAGCTATAATAAAAAGAGAAAAAATTCAATAAAGAAAGAAAAGCAAGGAGAAAATTTACTTTTAACTGGTAAGGAAGTTCTTGAAAAATTGAATAAAATTTCTCAAAAAACGGGAGTAAAATATTGGCTTGAATTTGGAACTCTTCTAGGAAAAATTAGAGAAAATAATTTTATAGGACATGATATTAACTTTGACATTGGAATAATGAAAGAGGAACTTATTCCTAAGTTCATAATAGATATAGAGAGTGTAGGGTTTAAAAGAATTTCTTCATTAAGTCTAAAAAATGAAGGACTTAAAAACATCAAGTATGAGTATAAAGGAATTGAAATAGAGATATTCCTTTTTGATAGAGAAAATGATAAAGTCGTATGCTATCTTGAAGATAAAAATGGAATTATTTCAGCATATAAGCTTTCAAATTCTACATTGAAAGAAATTAAATTTATGGGAATAGATACTTACATTCCAAGAAATTCTTTAAAAAGACTTCTTGAAATATATGGAAAAAATTTCAATATCTCAGATCCTGACTGGAAAGAAGAAATGAGTCCTAGCAGATACATCTCTGAAAAAATCAAAGACATATAA
- a CDS encoding DUF4259 domain-containing protein produces the protein MGAWNYAVFDDDTAYDALDDLKASAKIITDMEKYFDEVIQAKYVGYDEAHYALVSAAVIDSVINDIHHRCDENDYFEWTKSLKHLDFSPIKQKAVKAIDTVLSNNSELRELWEENLELYEAWREDKLSIQERLRQ, from the coding sequence ATGGGTGCTTGGAATTATGCTGTGTTTGATGATGATACTGCATATGATGCTTTAGATGACCTTAAAGCATCAGCAAAAATTATTACTGATATGGAAAAATACTTTGATGAGGTTATACAGGCAAAATATGTTGGTTATGACGAAGCACATTATGCTTTGGTGTCAGCTGCAGTTATTGACAGTGTTATAAATGACATTCATCATAGATGCGATGAAAATGATTATTTTGAATGGACAAAATCACTAAAGCATCTTGATTTTTCTCCCATCAAACAAAAAGCAGTAAAAGCTATTGACACTGTTCTTTCCAACAACTCTGAATTAAGAGAATTATGGGAAGAAAATTTGGAACTGTATGAGGCATGGAGAGAGGATAAACTTTCAATACAAGAAAGACTTCGGCAGTGA
- a CDS encoding phosphocholine cytidylyltransferase family protein, translating into MKTAVILVAGMGTRLRGITNDEIPKPFLAINGLSLIERSIEKLLDSGIKKIILVTGHLDYFFEPLKKKYSSVVTIKNNNYANTSSMGSFYCAKELIGDEDILLLEGDLIYEKNCLDILVASPEKDTILLSEDKKMSDDYYYEIIDNGIGKLTFNLFEIKGEYGELTGLQKLSNELCQLMFKKYEDEKNLKLGYEYCMEKIAKERKIFCKRVDGIIWSEIDDEFQLNRVMETIYPKLLEKGEN; encoded by the coding sequence ATGAAAACAGCAGTAATACTTGTTGCAGGTATGGGAACAAGACTTAGGGGAATAACTAATGATGAAATTCCAAAACCTTTTTTAGCAATAAATGGATTGTCTCTCATTGAAAGGTCAATAGAGAAGCTCCTAGACTCAGGAATTAAAAAAATAATATTAGTAACAGGACACTTAGATTATTTCTTTGAACCTTTAAAAAAGAAATACAGCAGTGTTGTTACAATAAAAAACAATAACTATGCTAATACAAGCAGTATGGGAAGTTTCTATTGTGCTAAAGAGCTAATTGGGGATGAAGATATTCTCCTTTTAGAAGGTGATCTTATCTATGAAAAAAACTGTCTTGATATATTGGTTGCTTCCCCAGAAAAAGATACTATTCTCTTATCAGAAGACAAAAAAATGTCTGATGATTATTACTATGAGATCATAGACAATGGTATTGGAAAACTCACTTTCAATCTTTTTGAAATCAAAGGAGAGTATGGAGAACTTACTGGATTACAAAAACTATCTAATGAATTATGTCAGCTCATGTTTAAAAAATATGAAGATGAAAAAAATCTTAAATTAGGTTATGAATACTGTATGGAAAAAATAGCAAAAGAAAGAAAAATATTTTGTAAAAGAGTAGATGGTATTATCTGGTCTGAAATAGATGATGAGTTCCAGTTAAATAGAGTAATGGAAACTATTTATCCTAAACTATTAGAAAAAGGAGAAAATTAA